One window of the Tissierella sp. genome contains the following:
- a CDS encoding 4Fe-4S binding protein, whose amino-acid sequence MPSKDKKKWNDYLYIASILYLLLGVFNILFAWLGLLCFSIPLIISLVGGGKSYCNNYCGRGQLLYLLGKKLKLSRNKPMPNFMKSNYFRYGFLIFFMIMFGNMLFNTYLVFSGINNLKEVVTLLWTFKLPWNWANTSIVSPGVAQFAFGFYSVMLTSTILGLVTMVLYKPRSWCVYCPMGTMTHGISTIKYIKRIKNM is encoded by the coding sequence ATGCCTAGTAAAGATAAGAAAAAATGGAATGATTATCTTTATATTGCATCTATATTGTATTTATTACTTGGTGTATTCAATATCCTTTTTGCATGGTTGGGATTATTATGTTTTTCAATTCCACTGATTATATCATTAGTAGGTGGTGGAAAATCATATTGTAATAACTACTGTGGAAGAGGTCAACTGCTATACCTTCTTGGTAAAAAGCTTAAGCTTTCAAGAAATAAACCTATGCCTAATTTTATGAAATCAAACTACTTTAGATATGGATTCTTAATATTTTTTATGATTATGTTTGGAAATATGTTGTTTAACACTTACCTAGTCTTTTCTGGAATTAATAATCTTAAGGAAGTGGTGACTTTACTATGGACATTTAAACTACCATGGAATTGGGCAAATACAAGCATTGTATCACCTGGAGTTGCTCAATTTGCCTTTGGATTCTATAGTGTTATGCTCACTTCTACTATATTAGGGTTAGTGACCATGGTACTTTATAAACCAAGATCTTGGTGTGTCTACTGCCCTATGGGAACTATGACACATGGAATATCCACTATTAAGTATATTAAAAGAATAAAAAATATGTAA
- a CDS encoding 4Fe-4S binding protein → MDVKTKIKKKANVLQNSCVACGTCIKICPRNAIKIVNGVFAEVDESKCIGCTICTKECPASIIEMITIEEVVTYA, encoded by the coding sequence TTGGATGTAAAAACTAAGATTAAGAAAAAAGCTAATGTTCTTCAAAATAGCTGTGTCGCCTGTGGTACTTGTATAAAGATATGTCCTAGGAATGCTATTAAAATAGTAAATGGTGTATTTGCAGAAGTTGATGAAAGTAAGTGTATAGGATGCACTATATGTACAAAAGAATGTCCTGCTTCCATCATTGAGATGATTACCATAGAGGAGGTCGTTACATATGCCTAG
- a CDS encoding DegV family protein produces the protein MIKIMADSTCDLSQEIIDKYNIGVAPLNIIINDITYRDKIDINSDEFFKILPTLDNLPTTSMPSPEEYLKIINNSITDGYTEFLCICMSSGTSGSYQSAVLAKDIFFGNNPGSSIKIHVVDSLSMSHGSGWLILKTAKLLEAGYNFKKLVEFNETYKTNVKHFLCVDDLNNLIKSGRLTNASAFIGKLLKVKPIMSMKKGRGAIVAKERGRNRVLSFYVDEFVRRVEKEITDFIIIGYSSDIDIANVLKEKIKEETNFDGTIYIMQMGVAVGTHVGLGGLSMFFMERVDLKDGLVKNEIRHIKNKKDEIVKKIRG, from the coding sequence ATGATTAAGATAATGGCTGATTCAACTTGCGATTTGTCTCAAGAGATAATTGATAAATACAATATTGGAGTGGCTCCGCTTAATATTATAATAAATGATATAACATATAGAGATAAAATCGACATTAACTCAGATGAATTTTTTAAAATATTACCGACTTTAGATAATTTACCTACTACATCAATGCCAAGTCCAGAGGAATATTTAAAAATAATAAATAATTCTATTACAGATGGATATACTGAATTTTTATGTATTTGCATGTCAAGTGGGACGAGTGGATCTTATCAATCTGCTGTTCTAGCAAAAGATATCTTCTTTGGAAATAATCCAGGTTCCAGTATAAAAATTCATGTAGTAGATTCATTATCTATGAGCCATGGCAGTGGATGGTTAATTTTAAAAACAGCAAAATTATTAGAAGCGGGATATAATTTTAAGAAATTAGTTGAATTTAATGAAACTTATAAGACTAATGTTAAACATTTTCTTTGTGTAGATGACTTGAATAATCTAATTAAAAGCGGAAGATTGACAAATGCTAGTGCCTTTATAGGGAAATTATTAAAAGTAAAACCTATTATGTCAATGAAAAAGGGAAGAGGCGCTATAGTTGCTAAGGAAAGAGGCCGTAATAGGGTATTAAGTTTTTATGTAGATGAGTTTGTTAGAAGAGTAGAAAAAGAAATTACAGATTTTATTATTATTGGATACTCTTCGGATATTGATATTGCAAATGTTCTAAAGGAAAAAATCAAAGAAGAAACAAATTTCGATGGTACCATCTATATAATGCAAATGGGAGTTGCAGTAGGGACTCATGTTGGATTAGGAGGACTCTCCATGTTCTTTATGGAAAGGGTAGATCTAAAAGATGGTTTGGTTAAAAATGAAATAAGGCATATTAAAAATAAAAAAGATGAGATAGTTAAAAAAATCAGAGGGTAA
- a CDS encoding ABC transporter permease subunit: MTLYIHELRRGRKSLLIWSGIVAFMLFIVMIMFPEMKNQMDGVNEMFTSMGDFTAAFGMDKINFGEVMGFYAIEGGNMLGIGGAFFAAMLGVGALAKEEANHTAEFLLTHPISRYRIISEKLLAVITQLMLFNAICIVVSIVSFYIIGEDIIWDKFLLFHLGQFLMHIEIACICFCLSAFLKLRGMGIGLGFAALLYFLNIIGNISEKADFVKYITPFRYAEPADIIAESTLDGTLVFLGILYSIICIGLAYWKYSRKDIAA; this comes from the coding sequence ATGACACTATACATTCATGAATTGAGGCGTGGCAGAAAATCTTTATTAATCTGGAGCGGTATTGTTGCCTTTATGCTCTTTATTGTTATGATTATGTTTCCTGAAATGAAAAATCAAATGGATGGAGTAAATGAAATGTTTACAAGTATGGGAGATTTTACTGCTGCCTTTGGGATGGATAAAATAAATTTTGGAGAAGTCATGGGATTTTATGCTATTGAGGGTGGAAATATGTTAGGCATTGGTGGAGCCTTTTTTGCAGCTATGCTAGGGGTTGGAGCATTAGCTAAAGAAGAAGCAAATCATACGGCAGAGTTTCTGCTAACTCACCCTATTAGTAGATATCGTATCATAAGTGAAAAATTACTTGCAGTAATTACACAACTTATGTTATTTAATGCTATCTGCATCGTGGTATCGATTGTTTCCTTTTATATAATTGGGGAAGATATTATTTGGGATAAATTTTTGTTATTCCATCTAGGACAATTTCTAATGCATATTGAAATTGCCTGCATATGTTTCTGCCTTTCTGCTTTTTTAAAACTTAGGGGTATGGGCATTGGGTTAGGATTTGCTGCACTTTTGTATTTTCTAAATATCATTGGTAACATCAGCGAAAAAGCTGATTTTGTTAAATACATTACACCTTTTCGCTATGCAGAGCCAGCAGATATTATTGCAGAGTCAACCCTTGATGGTACTCTAGTTTTTCTTGGAATTTTATATTCTATTATTTGCATTGGATTAGCTTACTGGAAATATAGCAGAAAGGATATTGCAGCTTAG
- a CDS encoding ABC transporter ATP-binding protein, whose protein sequence is MVIMETKNLTKYYGKARGIIDLDLRVHEGDIFGFIGPNGAGKSTTIRTLLGLITPTSGSATIFGKDCTKDKRSILSSIGYMPSEAMFWDGMKVSEVIDLSAKLHKKDCTAESKKLCDRLQLDTKKKIEELSLGNRKKVSIVCALQHKPKLYILDEPTSGLDPLMQKEFWSLMEERYNEDATIFLSSHVLSEVQRHCKNAAIIREGKLIVSDSVTKLSQTATRRVTLHGISEMPSLEGIKDLVLQDGSVSFLYQGEMQKLISTLNSLTITDMTVLEPTLEEVFLHYYEKDGE, encoded by the coding sequence ATGGTAATTATGGAAACTAAAAATCTTACAAAATATTATGGAAAAGCGAGAGGAATAATTGATCTTGATTTAAGAGTTCATGAAGGAGATATTTTTGGTTTTATTGGTCCAAATGGAGCTGGGAAAAGTACTACTATTCGTACACTTCTAGGGCTAATTACACCCACTTCTGGTAGTGCTACCATATTTGGTAAGGATTGCACAAAGGATAAAAGATCTATTCTATCAAGTATTGGTTATATGCCATCTGAAGCAATGTTTTGGGATGGAATGAAGGTAAGTGAGGTAATAGATTTATCTGCAAAATTGCATAAAAAAGACTGTACTGCTGAGTCCAAAAAACTATGTGATAGACTACAGTTGGATACAAAGAAAAAAATAGAGGAATTATCTCTAGGTAATCGCAAGAAAGTAAGTATTGTCTGTGCCTTACAGCATAAGCCTAAGCTATACATCTTAGATGAACCAACATCTGGACTTGATCCCCTGATGCAGAAGGAGTTTTGGAGTCTTATGGAAGAAAGGTACAATGAAGATGCTACTATTTTTCTATCTTCACATGTTCTTTCAGAAGTTCAAAGACATTGTAAAAATGCAGCTATTATCCGTGAGGGTAAGTTGATTGTATCTGATTCTGTAACAAAACTTTCTCAAACTGCAACAAGAAGAGTAACATTGCATGGAATTTCAGAGATGCCTTCTTTAGAAGGTATTAAAGATTTAGTCCTACAGGATGGTAGCGTTAGCTTCCTCTACCAAGGTGAAATGCAGAAGCTTATCTCAACTCTAAACAGTCTTACAATTACTGATATGACAGTATTAGAGCCAACTTTAGAGGAAGTGTTCCTCCATTATTACGAAAAGGATGGTGAATAG
- a CDS encoding ABC transporter ATP-binding protein: protein MEIILKAENIEKTYGKGELQVHALKASNLEIEEGVFHAIIGRSGSGKSTLLHILGGLDKPSGGKLYLEGKSVFDKKDSELAILRRRRIGFVFQSFNLLQEHTVQENILMPIHLDGKDPDMTHFNDVIDTLGIREKLSYYPDELSGGERQRVAIARALVSKPAIVLADEPTGNLDENTGHEVLRLMKESAKKFGQTIILVTHDMDIAAQADRIITIVDGRISSIVDSENYLS from the coding sequence GTGGAAATTATACTTAAAGCAGAAAACATTGAAAAAACTTATGGAAAAGGTGAACTACAGGTTCATGCTTTGAAAGCTTCAAATCTGGAGATTGAAGAGGGAGTTTTTCATGCGATTATCGGACGCAGTGGGTCTGGTAAATCGACGTTATTACATATTCTAGGAGGGTTAGATAAACCTTCTGGAGGAAAATTGTACTTAGAGGGAAAGAGTGTATTTGATAAAAAGGATAGTGAATTAGCTATTTTGCGTCGCAGGCGTATAGGCTTTGTGTTCCAATCCTTCAATCTCCTACAGGAGCATACTGTACAGGAGAATATTTTAATGCCTATTCATCTAGATGGAAAGGATCCTGATATGACTCATTTCAATGATGTTATTGATACTTTAGGTATTAGAGAAAAGCTTTCATATTATCCTGATGAACTTTCCGGTGGAGAAAGGCAAAGAGTAGCTATTGCGCGTGCTTTAGTATCAAAGCCTGCAATAGTCCTTGCAGATGAACCAACAGGTAATTTAGATGAAAATACAGGCCATGAAGTGTTACGACTTATGAAGGAATCAGCTAAAAAATTTGGTCAAACTATTATTCTTGTTACCCATGATATGGATATAGCAGCACAGGCAGATAGAATTATTACTATTGTAGATGGTAGAATTTCATCTATAGTAGATTCTGAGAACTATTTAAGCTAA
- a CDS encoding FtsX-like permease family protein, which translates to MKIWDIARRGLKGRKKDTLLLKLVITLAFIFIVTSTIFEASIGKTKSEQLFDLYGEWHAAYLGGNQETLEKLKAEPNIDKLGSSLIIGESDKTGVVGTFNQDLIDMGRLSLYKGTYPQADNEIMLELNQMSNMGLELEVGQTVQIAITIPRSEADPSEYILNLNKKFYERKKDMPRPAFYDELDEIYKELDMLYASNPEDEEELQKKEARINELENKRSSIYGRYYNEIRMGRPDYYNHHETPFEQSGDVYLVVSNDYFFYYLNGDEVNPEIIREKGLLRNQKIVLKKEFVVTGILQTYTDKWDLGVYKSPNAFITEGGGKSFTDALYGSSLGDFSDYKLDYNIFLHSSSLKEELYSSIVSNYPNIETSPEKEKVIINDVHFWMNMYGRSDEEIEKSLENMNNYVSINRKPEDWMDNSIEGKVVQDSKMEVNTDNFRRNIFSYPEDTVSTENVLTLTIIAVIFIATALAIFQIFLTQMKRRSRKIILLKSIGATNLQIVKTLIWEGLYLLQTGLLIGIPSGFALSAIIIFGMNAFGGRNLHYHVIPSFLILGIIAGCMALFIGMAVPMIFAIRIPLVGTMSKPPKHKKIKRKSDNKEIRRQTFRYINWKNFQLNKGKSFISFGISLVIITILLSTILLSYYSFNNYRTKVIANNQPDYAMETYFGETTRHIKAIEAELKEIDGIESVEYYKVGKQTFLWYDGIENNKIIESYRQLLPSKLSIRHFSSYNEDLLDEPEWIKNAFFTKIYGIDPKGEIFDSYNSMLTEGTINREKFEKGEDVILLIPMYLPGKSDIGSRAFTPEEVLAASNENNRMNWILNNANIYNTSYNSRFNKYYYKQNDIKIGDSIYLSADEEKIDGDSYVISHKTKEVTVGGFIYYFPKEGQWPFSNTVDSHIVIGSINCMESIYPSSMMGLSRNSLDEMRAMIDVLYPNRYGRTIWYINTNSDKKDLVMDAKLLGYANNNGYTVYNYKNSAAQLHQEAFNNALIIALLGITSAAIASIILYNTTVSKMEQDKNRIGILQSLGVTRSEFSSHYIYTGVIHGVLAILIANLALLIVLFLTSLASVGGINMTFADSIMDIFAYRLWQYPWTLHIIGCGIFFLLTVLMHYLPSRKIINLYPVENIRSLGR; encoded by the coding sequence ATGAAAATATGGGATATTGCTAGAAGAGGTCTAAAAGGTCGGAAAAAAGATACTCTTCTACTTAAATTGGTTATAACTTTAGCCTTTATATTTATAGTTACATCAACTATTTTTGAAGCTAGTATAGGAAAGACTAAATCAGAACAACTATTTGATCTTTATGGAGAATGGCATGCTGCATATCTAGGAGGAAATCAAGAAACTTTAGAAAAACTAAAAGCTGAACCCAATATAGATAAGCTTGGCTCTAGTCTGATAATAGGCGAATCGGATAAAACTGGAGTAGTGGGAACTTTCAATCAAGACTTAATTGATATGGGAAGATTATCATTGTACAAGGGAACTTACCCTCAGGCAGACAATGAAATCATGTTAGAGCTTAATCAGATGAGCAATATGGGTCTAGAACTTGAAGTAGGGCAAACAGTACAGATTGCCATTACCATTCCAAGAAGTGAAGCTGACCCATCCGAATATATTCTCAATCTAAATAAGAAATTTTATGAGAGAAAAAAAGACATGCCTAGACCTGCATTTTACGATGAGTTAGATGAAATTTATAAAGAGTTAGATATGTTGTATGCCTCAAACCCTGAAGATGAAGAAGAACTTCAAAAGAAAGAAGCAAGAATTAATGAGCTAGAGAATAAAAGAAGTTCAATTTATGGAAGGTACTATAATGAAATACGAATGGGTAGACCTGACTATTATAATCACCATGAAACACCTTTTGAGCAAAGTGGTGATGTATACTTAGTAGTTAGTAATGATTATTTTTTCTATTACTTGAATGGTGATGAGGTTAATCCAGAGATAATCAGGGAGAAGGGGCTTCTGAGAAATCAAAAGATTGTATTGAAAAAAGAGTTTGTTGTTACAGGAATACTCCAGACCTATACAGATAAATGGGACTTAGGGGTATACAAATCTCCTAATGCATTTATTACTGAAGGTGGAGGTAAAAGCTTTACAGATGCATTATATGGCTCTTCTCTGGGAGACTTTTCAGATTATAAATTGGATTACAATATATTCTTACATTCTAGTTCATTAAAAGAGGAGTTGTACTCGTCTATAGTATCAAATTATCCAAATATAGAAACTTCGCCTGAAAAAGAGAAAGTAATTATTAATGATGTTCATTTTTGGATGAATATGTATGGTAGATCTGATGAGGAAATAGAAAAAAGCCTGGAGAACATGAATAACTATGTCAGTATTAATAGAAAGCCTGAAGATTGGATGGATAATTCAATTGAGGGGAAAGTAGTACAGGACAGTAAGATGGAAGTAAATACGGATAATTTTAGAAGGAATATCTTCTCCTATCCTGAGGATACTGTATCCACTGAGAATGTACTTACATTGACCATTATTGCTGTAATCTTTATAGCTACTGCCTTAGCAATATTTCAGATATTTCTAACACAAATGAAGAGAAGGTCACGAAAGATTATTCTATTAAAATCCATTGGTGCTACTAATTTGCAAATTGTGAAGACCCTCATATGGGAAGGGTTGTATTTATTACAAACAGGATTATTGATTGGAATCCCAAGTGGCTTCGCTCTTTCTGCAATAATAATATTTGGGATGAATGCTTTTGGAGGAAGGAATCTTCACTATCATGTAATTCCATCATTCCTTATTTTAGGTATTATAGCAGGCTGTATGGCATTATTCATAGGCATGGCTGTACCTATGATATTTGCAATACGAATACCTTTAGTTGGAACCATGTCAAAACCTCCAAAGCACAAGAAGATTAAGAGAAAAAGTGATAATAAAGAAATTCGTCGTCAGACCTTTAGATATATTAATTGGAAAAACTTTCAGTTAAATAAAGGAAAGTCTTTTATTTCTTTTGGCATATCTTTAGTTATCATAACAATTTTATTATCTACGATTCTGTTGTCTTATTATTCATTTAACAACTACAGAACTAAGGTCATAGCAAATAATCAACCAGATTATGCCATGGAGACTTACTTTGGAGAGACAACTAGACATATTAAAGCAATAGAAGCAGAGCTTAAAGAAATTGATGGTATTGAATCTGTAGAATACTACAAGGTTGGGAAACAGACTTTCCTTTGGTATGATGGCATTGAAAACAATAAGATTATAGAAAGTTATAGACAGCTACTACCTAGTAAACTCTCAATTCGTCATTTTAGCAGTTACAACGAAGACCTTCTTGATGAACCTGAATGGATAAAAAATGCCTTCTTTACTAAAATCTATGGAATAGATCCTAAGGGGGAAATCTTTGACTCCTACAATTCAATGCTAACAGAGGGAACTATCAATAGGGAAAAATTTGAAAAAGGTGAAGATGTTATATTGCTAATTCCAATGTATTTACCTGGAAAATCTGATATTGGAAGTAGAGCTTTTACTCCAGAAGAAGTCTTGGCTGCTAGTAATGAAAATAATAGGATGAATTGGATTTTAAACAATGCTAATATTTACAATACATCTTATAATAGTCGATTTAACAAATACTATTATAAGCAAAATGATATTAAGATAGGGGATTCAATTTACCTATCTGCCGATGAGGAAAAAATTGATGGGGACAGTTATGTTATAAGCCATAAAACTAAGGAGGTAACAGTTGGAGGCTTTATATACTATTTCCCAAAGGAAGGTCAGTGGCCATTTTCCAATACTGTAGATTCTCACATAGTAATAGGGTCTATTAACTGTATGGAATCTATTTATCCAAGCTCCATGATGGGATTAAGTAGAAATTCCCTTGATGAGATGAGAGCTATGATTGATGTTCTTTATCCAAATAGATATGGACGCACTATTTGGTATATAAATACTAACTCCGATAAAAAGGATCTAGTTATGGATGCAAAATTATTGGGATATGCAAACAATAATGGATACACTGTTTATAATTATAAAAATAGTGCTGCACAACTACATCAAGAAGCCTTTAACAATGCTTTAATTATAGCATTATTAGGTATTACATCAGCTGCCATTGCATCTATTATTTTATACAATACGACAGTATCTAAGATGGAACAGGATAAGAATCGAATTGGAATATTGCAGTCCCTTGGAGTAACAAGATCAGAATTTTCTAGTCATTATATTTATACAGGGGTTATTCATGGTGTATTAGCAATATTAATTGCAAATCTAGCATTACTAATAGTACTATTCCTGACCTCTTTAGCTTCCGTTGGAGGCATAAATATGACCTTTGCTGATTCTATTATGGATATATTTGCTTATAGACTTTGGCAATATCCATGGACATTACACATTATTGGATGTGGGATATTTTTTCTATTAACAGTATTGATGCATTATTTGCCTTCAAGAAAGATTATTAACCTATATCCAGTTGAAAACATAAGGAGTTTGGGAAGATAA